From the genome of Triticum aestivum cultivar Chinese Spring chromosome 3B, IWGSC CS RefSeq v2.1, whole genome shotgun sequence, one region includes:
- the LOC123068255 gene encoding uncharacterized protein: MASSASLLHPSTLAPASSPRLPRRVPAPALLGLRSSPRRPRGVSLTVATAASQDVEKAPSSSPPPPPEESSGLSAVAESVKVLKEAAKTRKVPAAEVLAALARIKKAKLDTSTFFETLGGTESPGRTWMLIFTAQGSKLEKGSYFPVTAVQRFDAAGQRIENGVYLGPAGSLTFEGRLSWKKKILAFVFERIRVKVGPLPSLEIPFGGGDKSREPSTKDPFFLWFYVDEEIAVAQGKGGGTAFWCRCKRVPA, translated from the exons atggcctCGTCCGCCTCCTTGCTCCACCCTTCCACGCTCGCTCCAGCCTCCTCGCCGCGCTTGCCTCGACGAGTGCCCGCCCCGGCGCTGCTCGGCCTCCGCTCCAGCCCCCGCCGTCCCCGCGGCGTCTCGCTGACAGTGGCCACCGCCGCGTCGCAGGACGTCGAGAaggcgccctcctcgtcgcccccTCCGCCGCCGGAAGAATCCTCCGGCCTATCG GCCGTGGCGGAGAGCGTGAAGGTGCTCAAGGAGGCGGCCAAGACGAGGAAGGTGCCGGCCGCGGAGGTGCTGGCGGCGCTGGCCAGGATCAAGAAGGCCAAGCTCGACACGTCCACCTTCTTCGAGACCCTCGGCGGGACCGAGTCCCCCGGCAGGACATGGATGCTCATCTTCACCGCGCAG GGTAGTAAGCTCGAGAAAGGCAGCTACTTCCCGGTGACCGCCGTCCAGCGCTTCGACGCCGCG GGACAGAGGATCGAGAACGGCGTGTACCTGGGCCCGGCGGGGAGCCTGACCTTCGAGGGGCGGCTGTCATGGAAGAAGAAGATCCTGGCCTTCGTCTTCGAGCGGATCCGCGTCAAGGTCGGTCCGCTGCCCTCCCTGGAGatccccttcggcggcggcgacaAGAGCAGGGAGCCGAGCACCAAGGACCCATTCTTCCTGTGGTTCTACGTGGACGAGGAGATCGCCGTGGCGCAGGGCAAGGGCGGCGGCACCGCATTCTGGTGCCGCTGCAAGCGCGTCCCCGCATGA